CTTCGCGGCCCTGGGCGTCTCGGCCTCCGGCGTCGCCGATCGTGTCGCGATGCACGCGGCGAACCGGGCGGTGGGCAACACCCCCGCCGCGGCCGTGCTGGAGAGTGTCGGCGGAGCCGTGCTGCGCTTCCACGGTGCGGGAGTGGCCGCGGTCACCGGCGCCACGGGCCCGCTCACGCTCACCGACGCCGATGGCACCGAGCGCACGCTCCTCCCCGGGGTGCCCTTCGCGACCGTCGACGGCGATGAGCTCACGCTGGGCCACCCCGACCGCGGACTCCGGTCCGTGATCGCGGTCCGCGGAGGGCTCGCTCCGGCCGCGGCGCTCGACAGTCGCGCGACCGACACGCTCGCCGGGCTGGGCCCCGCGCCGCTGTCCGTCGGCGACCTCCTCCCGATCGGAGATGCCGCCGTGGCCGCCGTCGAGCCGGATCCGGTGCCGCGCGCGCTTCCCGCGGCCGGGGAGCTGGTCGCGCTCGAGATCACGCTCGGGCCGCGCGACGACTGGTTCACCGCCGCCGGCGTCGACGCGCTCACCGGGCAGGCGTGGACGGTCACGCCGCGCTCGGACCGCGTGGGCATCCGACTGCAGGGCGACGTGCCCCTGGAACGGGCGGTCGGCGGCGAGCTGCCGAGCGAAGGCGCCGTGACCGGGGCCATCCAGGTGCCGCCGGACGGGCAGCCCGTGCTCTTCCTCCCCGATCATCCGCTCACCGGCGGCTACCCCATCATCGGTGCCCTCACCGATCGCAGCCTCGACCTCGCCGCCCAGCTCCCGCCGGGTGTGCGGGTGCGCTTCACCGTCAAGGAGACCTCATGACCACTGTGCTGATCGCCAACCGCGGCGAGATCGCGGTCCGCGTGATCCGCGCGTGCGCCGAGGCCGGCTACACGTCGGTCGCCGTCTACGCCGACCAGGACGCCGACGCCCTGCACGTGCGGCTCGCGGACGAGGCGATCGGCCTGGGCGGCGACACCGCGGCGACGACGTACCTGTCGGTCGAGGCGCTGATCGACGCGGCCCGCCGCAGCGGTGCCGATGCCGTGCACCCCGGCTACGGCTTCCTCTCCGAGAGCGCCGCGTTCGCGCGAGCCGTCGAGGACGCCGGACTCGTCTGGATCGGACCCTCGCCGGAGAGCATCGACGCACTCGGTGACAAGATGACCGCGCGTCGGATCGCCCAGCGTGTGGGGGCCCCGCTCGCCGCCGGCACGGATCAGCCGTTGTCCGGACCGCAGGAGGCGGTGGCGTTCGCCGAGGAGCACGGCCTCCCGATCGCGATCAAGGCCGCGTTCGGTGGCGGCGGCCGAGGGCTCAAGGTCGTCCGCGAGCTGTCCGAGGTCGCCGACGCGTTCGACGCGGCCACCCGTGAGGCGACCGCGGCATTCGGCCGCGGGGAGTGCTTCGTGGAGCGCTTCCTGGAGAGCCCGCGACACATCGAGGTGCAGGTGCTCGGCGACGGGCGCGGCGGCGTCGTCGTCGTGGGCGACCGCGACTGCTCCATGCAGCGGCGCAACCAGAAGCTCATCGAAGAGGCTCCCGCGCCCGGCCTGACGGAGGCGCAGCGGGCGGCGTTCCATGACGCGGCGCGGGCGATCTGCGCCGAGGTGCAGTACCGCGGCGCCGGCACGGTCGAGTTCCTCCTCGCCGCGGACGGCACGATCTCGTTCCTCGAGGTGAACACCCGGCTGCAGGTCGAGCACCCCGTGACCGAGGAGGTCACCGGGACCGACCTCGTCCGCGAGCAGTTCCGGATCGCGTTCGGCGAGGGGCCGTCCTTCACCGACACCCCGGCTCCGACCGGGCATGCGTTCGAGTTCCGCATCAACGCCGAAGACCCCGGCCGCGGATTCCTGCCCAGCCCCGGACGGGTGGATGCCCTGCGCATCCCCGGCGGACCCGGCGTGCGGTGGGACAGCGGCATCGAGGCCGGCGACACCGTGCAGCCCGCGTTCGACTCGATGATCGCGAAGCTCATCGTGCACGCGGAGACCCGGGACGCGGCGCTCGTGCGGGCGCGTCGAGCGCTGCGGGAGCTCGCCGTCGAGGGTCCGGCGACCGTGATCCCGTTCGACCTCCGCGCCATCGACGACCCCGCGTTCGCGACCGCGACCTTCGCCGTGCACACCCAGTGGATCGAGACCGTGCTGCTCCCGGCGCTGGAGTCGCAGCCGCGCCCCGCGGTCGCCCCGGTCTCCGGACTGCAGCGCTTCCCGGTGGAGATCGACGGCCGCCGCGTGATGCTCGGTCTGCCCGCGGAGCTGCTGGCCGGCATCGGCCGTCCGGCGGGAGAGGCCGCTGCACCCGTGTCTGCGGCGGACCCCTCCGAGCTCCGGGCTCCCGCGCCGGGCACGCTCGTGCGGTGGCTCGTCGACGACGGGGCCGAGGTGGCCGAGGGAGACCCGGTGGCCGTGCTCGACGCGATGAAGATGGAGACGACGGTCACCGCGCACCGCGCCGGCACCCTCACTCCTCGCGCCGACACCGGCGCGACCCTCTCCGCCGACGCCCTCCTCGCCACGATCGCCTGACCCCGGTACCGTCCCGTCCCGTCCCGTCCGGGCTCCACCCCGCAAACCGGTGCGAGTGCGAAAACGGGCTTTCGAGGGGTGCGGGAGGAACGAAACCCGTCCCGCACGCACCCGGG
This genomic stretch from Microbacterium sp. Nx66 harbors:
- a CDS encoding acetyl/propionyl/methylcrotonyl-CoA carboxylase subunit alpha, whose amino-acid sequence is MTTVLIANRGEIAVRVIRACAEAGYTSVAVYADQDADALHVRLADEAIGLGGDTAATTYLSVEALIDAARRSGADAVHPGYGFLSESAAFARAVEDAGLVWIGPSPESIDALGDKMTARRIAQRVGAPLAAGTDQPLSGPQEAVAFAEEHGLPIAIKAAFGGGGRGLKVVRELSEVADAFDAATREATAAFGRGECFVERFLESPRHIEVQVLGDGRGGVVVVGDRDCSMQRRNQKLIEEAPAPGLTEAQRAAFHDAARAICAEVQYRGAGTVEFLLAADGTISFLEVNTRLQVEHPVTEEVTGTDLVREQFRIAFGEGPSFTDTPAPTGHAFEFRINAEDPGRGFLPSPGRVDALRIPGGPGVRWDSGIEAGDTVQPAFDSMIAKLIVHAETRDAALVRARRALRELAVEGPATVIPFDLRAIDDPAFATATFAVHTQWIETVLLPALESQPRPAVAPVSGLQRFPVEIDGRRVMLGLPAELLAGIGRPAGEAAAPVSAADPSELRAPAPGTLVRWLVDDGAEVAEGDPVAVLDAMKMETTVTAHRAGTLTPRADTGATLSADALLATIA
- a CDS encoding urea amidolyase family protein, whose product is MRILTASDSALLVEADDLEQAMRLNLAWSDMPGVLERIPGARTVLVRFDPHRTSAAALAEALAATEVDAAALPDAGEVSIPVRYDGEDLDEAAALLDVSAEELVARHLAADWRVAFSGFAPGFGYAVSGDPLFDVPRRSSPRTRVPAGSVALAGAFSGVYPRESPGGWQLIGRTALEMWDIDRDPPALLAPGRRVRFVRAERETVAASPMGVADATRVDRRAGGPAVEVVRSSLQLLVQDAGRPGFAALGVSASGVADRVAMHAANRAVGNTPAAAVLESVGGAVLRFHGAGVAAVTGATGPLTLTDADGTERTLLPGVPFATVDGDELTLGHPDRGLRSVIAVRGGLAPAAALDSRATDTLAGLGPAPLSVGDLLPIGDAAVAAVEPDPVPRALPAAGELVALEITLGPRDDWFTAAGVDALTGQAWTVTPRSDRVGIRLQGDVPLERAVGGELPSEGAVTGAIQVPPDGQPVLFLPDHPLTGGYPIIGALTDRSLDLAAQLPPGVRVRFTVKETS